A DNA window from Fusarium fujikuroi IMI 58289 draft genome, chromosome FFUJ_chr11 contains the following coding sequences:
- a CDS encoding related to beta-glucosidase, translated as MAESNFVDVEALLSNLTLDEKVELLAGQGSFRMTGLEKHGIPALITSDGPHGIRGRRSFTRMPSPMLPSATGMGATFNTDLIHKIGSLLGEEAKVRGVHVLLAPTLCLQRSPLIGRGFEAFGEDPFLSGTLGAHYINGVQEQGVATSVKHYAAHDQSDNSIEDNVVMTERTLREVHMLPFQLALRGSDPWTIMTSYNKINGIHVSEDPLLMKEILREEWGFKGLVMSDWFGTYSTSEAINAGLDLEMPGPTDWRGKRLSIAVNSRKVSKATVDTAVENVLNLVNKCKAGEKSGKAPQSDTPEQRALIRQLVAESVVLLKNDKQRLPIKNPKELKFGLIGDHVKNPALCGGGSAEVEPYYGITPYEAIKEVVGEENITYTPAFRFSPLIKGHTPPDSDSEGWSVEIFGDDPQENPNSKVLVSTTAEKQLVDVPESYHATLPTKFYARAKAKYTIHESGKLKFGFSTSGKGKLIINGKEAIDLWTSQPPKTDSTPCFNRLSMERFYEGEFAKGQVLDLEVLQVNESLSGGVGTAQTLAGRVGVFELYDEDQGIKDAVELAKKVDVPIVITGLSSDFEYEGSDRKHLRLPGRVDELITAVLEANPDAIIITQSGLPIEMPWESQAPTLLHAWFGGQETGHGMADVLFGKVNPSGRLSLTFPKSVKHTPAYLTFSKADYDIVYGEGVFIGHRYYEMVDREPLFYFGHGLSYSKFEYSNLTVPKEFTPAADHRMRVTVDITNKGAFAGAEVVQLYIHHADSSLQRPVRELKAFTKVTVNVDEAKTAELTLDKYSLSFWCQEASKWKAEAGKYTVILASSSNPKDEIARADFILPKTFFWKGL; from the exons ATGGCCGAATCAAATTTTGTAGATGTTGAAGCTCTGTTGAGCAACTTGACGCTGGATGAGAAGGTGGAGCTTCTGGCGGGCCAGGGATCGTTTCGCATGACGGGTCTTGAGAAGCATGGAATTCCTGCGCTTATT ACTTCAGATGGCCCTCATGGAATTCGAGGACGGCGGTCGTTCACTCGT ATGCCGAGTCCAATGCTACCATCGGCTACAGGAATGGGCGCTACCTTCAACACTGACCTCATCCACAAGATCGGGAGCCTGCTTGGtgaagaagccaaggttCGCGGTGTTCACGTCCTGCTAGCACCGACACTTTGCCTGCAACGCTCGCCCTTGATCGGTCGTGGCTTCGAAGCTTTTGGCGAAGACCCTTTTCTCAGCGGGACCTTGGGAGCGCATTACATCAACGGTGTTCAAGAGCAGGGCGTCGCAACAAGCGTCAAGCACTATGCAGCTCACGACCAGTCTGACAACAGTATTGAGGACAACGTGGTTATGACCGAGCGCACCCTCCGAGAAGTTCACATGCTACCCTTCCAGCTCGCCCTTCGAGGATCAGACCCCTGGACGATCATGACGTCCTATAACAAGATCAACGGAATTCATGTAAGTGAGGATCCTCTACTGATGAAGGAGATCCTGCGTGAAGAATGGGGGTTCAAGGGACTTGTTATGAGTGATTGGTTCGGCACATACAGCACATCCGAAGCGATCAATGCTGGCTTGGACCTCGAAATGCCTGGACCAACAGACTGGAGAGGAAAGCGCCTCAGCATTGCTGTCAACTCTCGAAAGGTGTCCAAAGCAACAGTCGATACGGCCGTCGAGAACGTCCTGAATCTTGTAAATAAGTGCAAGGCGGGCGAGAAATCAGGAAAGGCCCCTCAATCGGATACGCCAGAACAACGCGCTCTGATCCGACAGCTGGTGGCTGAGTCAGTAGTGCTACTGAAGAACGACAAGCAAAGACTACCGATCAAGAACCCGAAGGAGCTGAAGTTCGGACTGATTGGAGATCATGTCAAGAATCCTGCTCTTTGCGGTGGTGGAAGTGCCGAAGTCGAGCCTTACTATGGCATTACCCCATATGAGGCGATCAAAGAAGTTGTAGGAGAGGAGAATATCACATATACTCCAG CTTTCCGATTTAGCCCCCTCATTAAGGGTCATACACCCCCAGATTCAGATTCCGAGGGCTGGTCTGTCGAGATCTTTGGAGATGACCCGCAAGAGAACCCCAATTCCAAGGTTCTTGTCTCAACTACAGCGGAGAAGCAGCTGGTCGATGTTCCAGAGAGCTACCACGCGACACTCCCAACCAAATTTTATGCCAGAGCGAAAGCCAAGTACACTATTCACGAGTCGGGAAAACTCAAGTTTGGCTTTAGCACTTCTGGAAAGGGAAAGCTCATCATTAACGGCAAGGAGGCTATCGATCTGTGGACAAGCCAGCCTCCAAAAACTGACTCAACACCTTGCTTCAACCGTCTGTCCATGGAGAGGTTCTATGAGGGCGAATTCGCGAAGGGCCAGGTACTTGACCTCGAGGTGCTCCAAGTAAATGAGAGCCTCTCGGGCGGCGTTGGCACTGCACAAACGCTCGCTGGTCGCGTTGGAGTTTTTGAGCTCTACGACGAAGACCAGGGTATCAAGGATGCCGTGGAACTCGCCAAGAAGGTTGATGTTCCCATCGTTATCACTGGCTTATCGTCAGATTTTGAGTATGAGGGCAGCGACAGGAAACACTTGAGACTTCCCGGTCGCGTGGACGAATTGATAACGGCTGTTTTGGAGGCCAATCCCGACGCT ATTATCATTACGCAATCAGGACTGCCAATCGAGATGCCTTGGGAGTCTCAAGCCCCGACTCTTCTTCACGCCTGGTTTGGCGGCCAAGAGACAGGCCATGGCATGGCTGATGTTCTTTTCGGCAAGGTCAATCCCTCTGGAAGGCTCTCACTAACATTCCCCAAATCCGTCAAGCATACGCCAGCGTATCTCACCTTCTCCAAGGCGGACTACGACATTGTGTATGGCGAAGGTGTCTTTATCGGTCATCGATACTACGAGATGGTTGATCGAGAGCCACTCTTCTACTTCGGTCACGGTCTTTCATACTCGAAATTCGAGTACTCAAATCTCACTGTCCCCAAGGAGTTTACACCAGCGGCTGATCACCGAATGCGCGTTACGGtcgacatcaccaacaaggGCGCTTTTGCAGGTGCTGAAGTTGTTCAGCTCTACATCCACCACGCGGACAGTTCTCTTCAACGGCCAGTCAGAGAGTTGAAGGCATTTACCAAGGTCACTGTGAATGTCGACGAGGCCAAGACCGCTGAACTTACTCTTGATAAGTATTCACTGTCATTTTGGTGCCAGGAGGCATCGAAGTGGAAGGCTGAAGCCGGAAAGTACACCGTGATACTTGCCTCCAGCTCAAATCCCAAGGATGAGATTGCACGCGCGGACTTTATCTTGCCCAAGACTTTCTTCTGGAAGGGTCTTTAG